A stretch of Streptomyces vietnamensis DNA encodes these proteins:
- a CDS encoding helix-turn-helix domain-containing protein: MSTDFQQARAALGARLRDLRMSAPQGRLTGTALAQRLGWPHSKVYKLEGGRQTATAEDLTAWTEATGQPEVADELLSRLKGMESQIRSWQRQLSSGHKPVQDALTAEHDRTTTLRIWENCLIAGMLQTPDYARAVFTRHADFMQSPRDTEAAVRARIRRQEALYTSGKRYKIMMWEGALRALVCPPSVLAAQLDRLLGVIGLDTVDVGIVPFDAALKIQPATGFWIYDKRLVIVEDWHAELWIDDHDAIATYMRAWRTLKESAVFGADAQRVIHEARRRTAV, from the coding sequence GTGAGCACAGACTTCCAGCAGGCGAGGGCTGCCCTCGGGGCGAGACTCCGCGACCTCCGCATGTCCGCCCCTCAAGGTCGGCTCACCGGCACGGCGCTGGCCCAGCGTCTCGGCTGGCCGCACTCCAAGGTCTACAAGCTGGAGGGCGGACGCCAGACCGCGACCGCCGAGGACCTGACCGCGTGGACTGAGGCGACCGGGCAGCCGGAGGTCGCCGACGAACTGCTGTCCCGTCTGAAGGGGATGGAGTCCCAGATCCGTTCGTGGCAGCGTCAGCTGTCCTCCGGGCACAAGCCGGTCCAGGATGCGCTCACCGCCGAGCATGATCGGACCACCACTCTGAGGATCTGGGAGAACTGCCTCATCGCAGGCATGCTCCAGACCCCGGACTATGCGCGTGCGGTCTTCACCCGACATGCGGATTTCATGCAGTCGCCCCGGGACACAGAAGCCGCCGTACGTGCCCGGATCCGCCGCCAGGAAGCGCTCTACACCTCAGGCAAGCGGTACAAGATCATGATGTGGGAGGGCGCGCTGCGTGCCCTCGTGTGCCCGCCCTCCGTGCTCGCCGCTCAGCTTGACCGGCTCCTCGGCGTCATCGGGCTGGACACGGTCGACGTCGGCATCGTGCCATTCGACGCAGCCTTGAAGATCCAGCCGGCCACCGGATTCTGGATCTACGACAAGCGGCTCGTGATCGTCGAAGACTGGCACGCGGAACTGTGGATCGACGACCACGACGCCATCGCCACCTACATGCGAGCCTGGCGGACTCTGAAGGAGTCGGCCGTGTTCGGCGCCGACGCCCAGCGAGTCATCCACGAGGCGCGGCGACGTACAGCTGTCTGA
- a CDS encoding DUF6879 family protein, protein MARQLRFNGTGSGGGGCPSIHEDLNSGEIIVHGPPLTDQDDISQLQHLNDGEIAVVVPRELLVDFGPKEVTRMPRIIDLDAFGKLFETFEHTAWRLETRRRFASDEATDTWAQFTAGQSVEWDYEDEWCMNVRAQTAQGKRFERVRIIDNPPTPGQLYLLDNAKRNCAVGEDIRNLWRTDADRLRLPAEDFWIFDSRLVALLNFNDSDNLVDVELITEPVEVNRYAQVRDAAWHYAVPYERFTADVTA, encoded by the coding sequence ATGGCGCGGCAACTGCGGTTCAACGGCACGGGCTCGGGTGGCGGGGGCTGCCCTTCGATCCACGAGGACCTGAACAGTGGCGAGATCATCGTCCACGGGCCGCCCCTCACTGACCAGGACGACATCAGCCAGCTCCAGCACCTCAACGACGGCGAGATCGCGGTCGTCGTACCGCGCGAACTACTCGTCGACTTCGGGCCCAAGGAAGTGACCCGAATGCCCCGCATCATCGACCTGGACGCGTTCGGGAAGCTCTTCGAGACCTTCGAGCACACCGCGTGGCGGCTGGAGACCCGCAGGCGGTTCGCGTCCGACGAAGCCACTGATACCTGGGCGCAGTTCACCGCCGGCCAGTCGGTCGAGTGGGACTACGAGGACGAGTGGTGCATGAACGTCCGTGCCCAGACCGCCCAGGGCAAGCGGTTCGAGCGGGTACGGATCATCGACAACCCGCCCACCCCGGGCCAGCTCTACCTCCTCGACAACGCCAAGCGGAACTGCGCCGTCGGCGAGGACATCCGCAACCTGTGGCGCACCGATGCCGACCGGCTGCGGCTGCCCGCCGAAGACTTCTGGATCTTCGACTCGCGGCTGGTCGCCCTGCTCAACTTCAACGACTCCGACAACCTGGTCGACGTCGAGCTGATCACCGAACCCGTCGAGGTCAACCGCTACGCCCAAGTCCGGGACGCGGCCTGGCACTACGCGGTCCCTTACGAGAGGTTCACGGCGGACGTGACTGCTTAG
- the ligD gene encoding non-homologous end-joining DNA ligase, with protein sequence MAGEAAAVEVEVGGRAVRVSHPDKVYFPEPGYTKMDLVRYYLAVGDGVTRALRNRPTTLERYPDGVAGGSFFQKHAPKYLPDWIPTARITFPSGRSAEEMCPTEPAAVLWAANLGAVTFHPWPVRRDDTDHPDELRIDLDPQPGTDYADAVRAAHELRAVLDEHGLRGWPKTSGGRGLHVFVPIVPAWTFTQVRRAVIACGRELERRMPERVTTEWWKEGRGRRIFVDYNQAARDRTMASAYSVRPRPHAPVSAPLRWEEIDEVVPQDFDIRTMPARYAEVGDVHADMDDERFGLESLLELARRDEAERGLGDLPYPPEYPKMPGEPKRVQPSRARKGTPEE encoded by the coding sequence ATGGCAGGCGAGGCGGCGGCGGTGGAAGTCGAGGTCGGCGGCCGGGCCGTGCGGGTCTCCCACCCCGACAAGGTGTACTTCCCCGAGCCCGGCTACACCAAGATGGACCTGGTCCGGTACTACCTGGCCGTGGGCGACGGCGTCACCCGCGCCCTGCGGAACCGCCCCACCACCCTGGAGCGCTACCCCGACGGGGTCGCCGGCGGGTCCTTCTTCCAGAAGCACGCCCCGAAGTACCTGCCCGACTGGATCCCGACCGCCCGCATCACCTTCCCCAGTGGCCGCTCGGCCGAGGAGATGTGCCCCACCGAGCCGGCGGCCGTGCTCTGGGCGGCCAACCTCGGCGCCGTCACCTTCCACCCCTGGCCGGTGCGCCGGGACGACACCGACCACCCCGACGAGCTCCGCATCGACCTCGACCCGCAGCCCGGCACGGACTACGCCGACGCCGTCCGCGCCGCCCACGAACTGCGCGCGGTCCTCGACGAGCACGGACTGCGCGGCTGGCCGAAGACCTCGGGCGGGCGGGGCCTCCACGTCTTCGTGCCGATCGTCCCTGCGTGGACGTTCACCCAGGTCAGGCGGGCGGTGATCGCCTGCGGCCGGGAGCTGGAGCGGCGGATGCCGGAGCGGGTCACGACCGAGTGGTGGAAGGAGGGGCGCGGCAGGCGGATCTTCGTCGACTACAACCAGGCGGCCCGGGACCGCACGATGGCCTCCGCCTACTCCGTACGCCCCCGCCCGCACGCGCCCGTCTCGGCGCCGCTGCGCTGGGAGGAGATCGACGAGGTCGTGCCGCAGGACTTCGACATCAGGACGATGCCGGCCCGGTATGCCGAGGTCGGTGACGTCCACGCGGACATGGACGACGAGCGCTTCGGCCTGGAGTCGCTGCTCGAGCTGGCCCGGCGGGACGAGGCGGAACGCGGTCTGGGCGATCTGCCGTACCCGCCGGAGTACCCGAAGATGCCGGGCGAACCGAAGCGGGTCCAGCCGAGCCGGGCGAGGAAGGGGACGCCGGAGGAGTAG
- a CDS encoding alpha/beta fold hydrolase, translating to MYPMAPLIRTALNTTARVAPGPAGRWAFHLFVRPLGRAKVRPGEQAVLAAARTGTLRVRGKEVVTYAWGDGRRPVLLVHGWSSRASRLGAFAEELLARGYSPVAFDGPGHGESSGRATNIVEYREIIRELHARHGDFEAVVAHSFGVLASLFALRDGVRTARFVGLGGVGSFAMLMEGFRAGLGLDDRVVRAMRGYVEGHLAPGEPGVWDRFGADHAPEELGAPVLLFHDEGDDMVPLAQARFLARAHGERARLVVTRGLGHRRILTDPEVVAEAVEFATAGSGLVAEPAVGTRQGVSPTGW from the coding sequence ATGTACCCGATGGCTCCGCTCATCCGCACCGCCCTGAACACCACGGCACGCGTCGCCCCGGGCCCGGCCGGCCGCTGGGCCTTCCACCTCTTCGTCCGCCCCCTCGGCAGGGCGAAGGTGCGACCCGGGGAACAGGCGGTCCTCGCCGCCGCCCGCACCGGCACCCTCCGCGTCCGGGGCAAGGAGGTCGTCACGTACGCCTGGGGCGACGGCCGGCGGCCCGTCCTCCTCGTCCACGGCTGGTCCTCCCGCGCCTCGCGGCTCGGCGCCTTCGCCGAGGAGCTCCTCGCGCGCGGCTACAGCCCGGTCGCCTTCGACGGTCCCGGCCACGGCGAGTCCTCCGGCAGGGCCACCAACATCGTCGAATACCGGGAGATCATCCGGGAGCTGCACGCCCGGCACGGCGACTTCGAGGCCGTCGTCGCCCACTCCTTCGGCGTCCTCGCCTCGCTCTTCGCCCTCCGCGACGGAGTCCGTACGGCCCGCTTCGTGGGCCTCGGCGGCGTCGGCTCCTTCGCCATGCTCATGGAGGGCTTCCGGGCCGGACTCGGGCTGGACGACCGGGTGGTGCGGGCCATGCGCGGGTACGTCGAGGGGCACCTCGCCCCCGGCGAGCCCGGCGTCTGGGACCGCTTCGGCGCCGACCACGCGCCGGAGGAACTCGGCGCGCCCGTCCTGCTGTTCCACGACGAGGGCGACGACATGGTGCCCCTGGCCCAGGCACGGTTCCTCGCCCGGGCCCACGGCGAGCGGGCCCGGCTCGTCGTCACCCGGGGCCTCGGTCACCGCCGTATCCTCACGGACCCGGAAGTGGTGGCCGAGGCGGTGGAGTTCGCCACCGCCGGCTCCGGCCTCGTGGCGGAACCGGCGGTCGGGACACGCCAGGGGGTCAGCCCAACGGGGTGGTGA
- a CDS encoding TetR/AcrR family transcriptional regulator: MSGSTPSGTGTKTDGRVERGNQTRRLVLGRTMDIASVEGLEGLSLGRIATELELSKSGVFALFGSKEELQLATVRAAVAVFADRVVAPLNDLPPGARRVRELCRNWLAYSSERVFAGGCFFYAVSAEFDARTGPVHDAVARTRRDWAAYVEGALTEARAAGEFAEDLDVEQLAFEVIALMEAANAQSVLFGDPGTYARAERGITARLLASATEKGREALADEA, encoded by the coding sequence ATGAGCGGCAGCACCCCAAGCGGCACCGGGACCAAGACCGACGGACGCGTCGAGCGGGGCAACCAGACCCGGCGCCTCGTCCTCGGCCGGACGATGGACATCGCCTCGGTCGAGGGACTCGAAGGGCTGTCCCTGGGACGCATCGCGACCGAGCTGGAGCTGAGCAAGAGCGGTGTCTTCGCCCTCTTCGGCTCCAAGGAGGAGCTCCAGCTCGCCACCGTCAGGGCCGCCGTCGCCGTCTTCGCCGACCGTGTCGTCGCCCCGCTGAACGACCTGCCGCCGGGCGCGCGGCGGGTGCGCGAGCTGTGCCGGAACTGGCTCGCGTACTCCTCGGAGCGGGTCTTCGCGGGCGGCTGCTTCTTCTACGCGGTCTCGGCCGAGTTCGACGCCCGTACGGGTCCGGTCCACGACGCCGTCGCCCGGACCCGCCGCGACTGGGCGGCGTACGTGGAGGGGGCCCTGACGGAGGCGCGCGCCGCCGGGGAGTTCGCCGAGGACCTGGACGTGGAGCAGCTGGCCTTCGAGGTGATCGCCCTCATGGAGGCGGCCAACGCCCAGTCCGTGCTGTTCGGCGACCCCGGCACGTACGCCCGCGCCGAGCGGGGCATCACGGCCCGGCTGCTCGCCTCGGCCACGGAGAAGGGCCGGGAGGCACTGGCCGACGAGGCCTGA
- a CDS encoding IclR family transcriptional regulator: MTTEAGTVRPPAGAQAVRRALDVLHCFHDNGPDLSASDLARRLGLSTSTAHRLARTLVSAGFLEQDARTARYRLGPAMTELGRLSYHQRGLHLAAPELSDLAERTGATADLALRSGPHAVIVAGGSVTPKVGLRRPLHSTALGKVLLAWPRAGEGGPRSLPPLYAFTERTIVEPPALAAELARVREAGYALNDGESAHGVRTVAVPILERTGHARFALAVRATPELITDARLDWYVAQARACARALEVLLLTPGERRDPGERAG, from the coding sequence ATGACGACCGAGGCCGGCACCGTCCGACCCCCGGCGGGCGCCCAGGCGGTCCGCCGCGCACTGGACGTGCTGCACTGTTTCCACGACAACGGGCCCGACCTGAGCGCCTCCGACCTCGCGCGCCGGCTCGGCCTCTCCACCTCGACGGCGCACCGGCTGGCCCGCACCCTGGTCAGCGCGGGCTTCCTGGAGCAGGACGCCAGGACCGCCCGCTACCGGCTCGGTCCGGCGATGACGGAGCTGGGCCGTCTCTCGTACCACCAGCGGGGGCTGCACCTGGCCGCGCCCGAGCTGTCCGATCTGGCCGAACGGACGGGCGCGACGGCCGATTTGGCGCTTCGGAGCGGCCCGCACGCGGTGATCGTGGCGGGCGGTTCGGTGACGCCGAAGGTGGGGCTGCGCCGGCCGCTGCACTCGACGGCGCTCGGGAAGGTGCTGCTCGCCTGGCCCCGGGCGGGCGAGGGCGGCCCGCGCTCGCTGCCGCCGCTGTACGCGTTCACGGAGCGGACGATCGTCGAACCGCCGGCCCTGGCGGCCGAGTTGGCGCGGGTACGGGAGGCGGGGTACGCCCTCAACGACGGCGAGTCGGCCCACGGGGTGCGGACGGTGGCCGTGCCGATCCTGGAGCGGACGGGGCACGCCCGGTTCGCGCTCGCGGTCCGCGCGACCCCCGAGCTGATCACGGACGCGCGGCTCGACTGGTACGTGGCCCAGGCGCGGGCCTGCGCGCGAGCCCTCGAGGTGCTGCTGCTGACCCCCGGGGAGCGGCGGGACCCTGGAGAGCGGGCGGGGTAG
- a CDS encoding ABC transporter substrate-binding protein, translated as MTYARVPDTLWFTRCPVPTATGVAADRGWLAEEFAPDGIAVRSLQDAEPGADRATHYTHALPGLFREGGNVPALWARSRGERTRLVGLTWIEERQAVLVAPGSPVRGAAALRGLRLAVPRHSVPIDFWRAMALRGFEGVLASAGYGLGDADLVDVPADGRQGQWAAELDALRRGEVDAVYVKGALAVEAARRAGAEVAVELDDLPDPAHRVNNGTPRPLTVHQDLLDEHPELVARFLAVLLRAADWAAGEPDEVARILGAETGAGTEGVAGAYRPGTHRTLHPDLSGTRLDLLARQEEALRAHGFLPEAVDVRAWAAPEPLRRAHQLAASAAPKPTAQPVP; from the coding sequence ATGACGTACGCCCGCGTGCCCGACACGCTCTGGTTCACCCGCTGCCCCGTCCCCACCGCCACCGGCGTCGCCGCCGACCGCGGCTGGCTGGCGGAGGAGTTCGCCCCCGACGGCATCGCCGTCCGCTCGCTCCAGGACGCCGAACCCGGCGCCGACCGCGCCACCCACTACACCCACGCCCTGCCAGGACTCTTCCGCGAGGGCGGCAACGTGCCCGCGCTGTGGGCCCGTTCGCGCGGCGAGCGCACCCGGCTCGTCGGGCTCACCTGGATCGAGGAGCGCCAGGCGGTGCTCGTCGCCCCCGGCTCCCCGGTCCGCGGGGCCGCCGCCCTGCGCGGACTGCGGCTCGCCGTGCCGCGCCACTCCGTGCCCATCGACTTCTGGCGGGCGATGGCCCTGCGCGGCTTCGAGGGCGTGCTCGCCTCGGCGGGGTACGGACTCGGCGACGCCGACCTCGTCGACGTACCGGCCGACGGCCGTCAGGGCCAGTGGGCCGCCGAGCTCGACGCCCTGCGCCGGGGCGAGGTCGACGCCGTCTACGTGAAGGGTGCGCTCGCCGTCGAGGCGGCCCGACGTGCCGGCGCCGAGGTGGCCGTCGAGCTCGACGACCTGCCCGACCCCGCGCACCGCGTCAACAACGGAACCCCGCGCCCCCTCACCGTCCACCAGGACCTCCTGGACGAACACCCCGAGCTCGTGGCGCGTTTCCTCGCCGTACTGCTCCGCGCCGCCGACTGGGCCGCCGGCGAGCCCGACGAGGTCGCCCGCATCCTCGGCGCCGAGACCGGGGCGGGCACCGAGGGCGTCGCCGGCGCCTACCGGCCCGGCACCCACCGCACCCTCCACCCGGACCTGTCCGGCACCCGGCTCGACCTGCTCGCCCGGCAGGAGGAGGCCCTGCGCGCCCACGGCTTCCTGCCCGAAGCCGTCGACGTACGGGCCTGGGCCGCCCCGGAGCCCCTGCGCCGCGCCCACCAACTGGCGGCGTCCGCCGCGCCGAAGCCGACCGCGCAGCCGGTCCCGTAA
- a CDS encoding ABC transporter substrate-binding protein — MRPLTPFAARAALAALAALAALSTVTACGAADDGGDPKGKKGGEATVTVRIPDPGNAGVLARGKKDGSLDKALAAVGAKVAWTGSAGPFAPAAQAMNADQLDIATGSITSGITSLAQSPGFAFFTATDPDPVGEGILVREGSDITSVRDLVGRKVAVNKGGTGEYLLLKALAKAGIPADKVERVYLRPDQTAAVFNAGQVDAWAVWSTYAVAEIGSGKAHFVADGTAIGSDNYSLNAVRSEFAKEHPEIVKALYDYLHEHSAEEKKDPAAYLNVFTDAGPTAVNGKAKEVQIDFTAKGGTVDPIGPEDIERFETVARFYADQKVTPTKVDIAAHLLDVEKLS, encoded by the coding sequence ATGCGCCCACTCACCCCGTTCGCCGCTCGGGCGGCCCTCGCGGCCCTCGCCGCCCTCGCCGCCCTCTCCACCGTCACCGCCTGCGGCGCCGCGGACGACGGCGGCGACCCGAAGGGGAAGAAGGGCGGGGAGGCGACGGTCACCGTGCGCATCCCCGACCCCGGCAACGCCGGCGTCCTCGCCCGCGGCAAGAAGGACGGCAGCCTCGACAAGGCCCTCGCCGCCGTCGGCGCCAAGGTGGCCTGGACCGGCAGCGCCGGCCCCTTCGCCCCGGCCGCCCAGGCGATGAACGCCGACCAGCTCGACATCGCGACCGGCTCCATCACCTCCGGCATCACCTCCCTCGCCCAGAGCCCCGGCTTCGCCTTCTTCACCGCCACCGACCCCGACCCCGTCGGCGAGGGCATCCTCGTCCGCGAGGGCTCGGACATCACCTCCGTCCGGGACCTCGTCGGCCGCAAGGTCGCCGTCAACAAGGGCGGCACCGGCGAGTACCTGCTCCTCAAGGCCCTCGCCAAGGCCGGGATCCCCGCCGACAAGGTCGAGCGCGTCTATCTGCGCCCCGACCAGACCGCCGCCGTCTTCAACGCCGGACAGGTCGACGCCTGGGCCGTCTGGTCCACCTACGCCGTCGCCGAGATCGGCTCCGGCAAGGCCCACTTCGTCGCCGACGGGACCGCCATCGGATCCGACAACTACAGCCTCAACGCCGTCCGTTCGGAGTTCGCCAAGGAACACCCCGAGATCGTCAAGGCGCTCTACGACTACCTCCACGAGCACAGCGCCGAGGAGAAGAAGGACCCGGCCGCCTACCTCAACGTCTTCACCGACGCCGGTCCCACCGCCGTCAACGGCAAGGCCAAGGAGGTCCAGATCGACTTCACCGCCAAGGGCGGCACGGTCGATCCCATCGGCCCGGAGGACATCGAGCGCTTCGAGACCGTCGCCCGGTTCTACGCCGACCAGAAGGTCACCCCGACGAAGGTCGACATCGCCGCCCACCTCCTCGACGTCGAGAAGCTGTCATGA
- a CDS encoding ABC transporter permease, protein MTAATEERERTEGLVAPRPPVRRARSRTYAVTVRALGPFALLALWWASSATGLLTPDVLASPAQVIDAVGELWGNGQLPDALATSLTRSGLGLVIGLAAGLVLGITTGFTRLGDELLDSSLQTLRTIPFLSLVPLFMVWFGINETAKILLIAVATTFPMYVSTTGGVRNTDRKLVEAMRSFGLGRFAIVRQVVLPGALPSLLAGLRLSMTLSVIALIAAEEINATEGIGYLMSQAQSYARTDILAVCILVYGLLGLAADVFVRGLERILMPWRTAGPGGTT, encoded by the coding sequence ATGACGGCCGCCACCGAGGAACGGGAGCGGACGGAGGGGCTCGTCGCGCCGCGTCCCCCCGTCCGCCGCGCCCGCTCCCGTACCTACGCCGTCACCGTCCGCGCGCTCGGCCCGTTCGCCCTGCTCGCCCTCTGGTGGGCATCCTCCGCCACCGGTCTCCTCACCCCCGACGTCCTCGCCTCGCCCGCACAAGTCATCGACGCGGTAGGGGAGTTGTGGGGAAACGGGCAGCTGCCCGACGCGCTCGCCACCTCCCTCACCCGCTCCGGACTCGGCCTCGTCATCGGCCTCGCCGCCGGACTCGTCCTCGGCATCACGACCGGCTTCACCCGGCTCGGCGACGAGCTCCTCGACTCCTCCCTCCAGACCCTGCGCACCATCCCCTTCCTCTCCCTCGTCCCCCTCTTCATGGTCTGGTTCGGGATCAACGAGACCGCGAAGATCCTGCTCATCGCCGTCGCCACCACCTTCCCCATGTACGTCTCCACCACCGGCGGCGTCCGCAACACGGACCGCAAACTCGTCGAGGCCATGCGCAGCTTCGGTCTCGGCCGGTTCGCGATCGTCCGCCAGGTCGTGCTGCCCGGCGCCCTCCCCTCGCTCCTCGCCGGACTGCGGCTCTCCATGACGCTGAGCGTCATCGCGCTGATCGCCGCCGAGGAGATCAACGCCACCGAGGGCATCGGCTATCTGATGTCCCAGGCCCAGAGCTACGCCCGCACCGACATCCTCGCCGTCTGCATCCTCGTCTACGGACTCCTCGGCCTCGCCGCCGACGTGTTCGTCCGCGGCCTGGAGCGGATCCTCATGCCCTGGCGCACCGCCGGACCGGGAGGGACGACATGA
- a CDS encoding ABC transporter ATP-binding protein: MTAVRVRGLRRVFGDRAVIDGLDLTIGRGEFVALLGASGSGKTTLLRILGALDGADAGEALVPAARTIVFQEPRLIPSKKVLANVTVGLPRGAETRATGLRALAEVGLERHADAWPATLSGGEAQRVALARALVREPELLLLDEPFAALDALTRLRMQDLVGELRRIHRPAVLLVTHDVDEAVRLADRVAVLRDGRLVTDEPVTVPGPRDPGDPAFVALRRRLLADLGVHTSTDNPVPASVPLEGASA; the protein is encoded by the coding sequence ATGACCGCCGTACGCGTACGGGGACTGCGCCGGGTCTTCGGTGACCGCGCCGTCATCGACGGCCTCGACCTCACCATCGGGCGCGGCGAGTTCGTGGCCCTGCTCGGTGCGAGCGGCAGCGGCAAGACCACCCTGCTGCGCATCCTCGGCGCCCTCGACGGAGCCGACGCGGGAGAGGCCCTCGTGCCCGCCGCCCGCACCATCGTCTTCCAGGAGCCCCGGCTCATCCCCTCGAAGAAGGTCCTCGCCAACGTCACCGTCGGGCTGCCGCGCGGCGCGGAAACCCGGGCGACCGGGCTGCGGGCGCTCGCCGAGGTCGGTCTTGAGCGGCACGCCGACGCCTGGCCGGCGACCCTCTCCGGCGGCGAGGCCCAGCGCGTCGCCCTGGCCAGGGCGCTGGTCCGTGAGCCCGAACTCCTGCTGCTCGACGAGCCGTTCGCCGCGCTCGACGCGCTGACCCGGCTCCGCATGCAGGACCTGGTCGGCGAACTCCGCCGGATCCACCGGCCGGCCGTCCTGCTCGTCACCCACGACGTCGACGAGGCCGTACGCCTCGCCGACCGGGTCGCCGTACTGCGCGACGGCCGGCTCGTCACCGACGAACCCGTGACCGTCCCCGGCCCCCGCGACCCCGGCGACCCGGCCTTCGTGGCCCTGCGCCGCCGCCTCCTCGCCGACCTCGGCGTCCACACCTCCACGGACAATCCCGTCCCCGCATCCGTCCCCCTCGAAGGAGCCTCCGCATGA
- a CDS encoding ABC transporter substrate-binding protein — protein MTVVIGVHRSNPSLYHLSRLGYAEEELAALGETVSWHPYTDGVRTGAHLADGTIDFGGTGSTPPVTAQAAGHDIVYTAVSAPRPDHGALLVPEDSPVRTVADLKGGTVHLAVGSWQTHLVAKALDDAGLSYATDITPVRGDSGSEAKLRAGEITAWVAQGAELAAARRTGGLRVLIPTGEVISDRSVFFTRRDLAEQRPELVEALTRALRRADEWAAAHPREAAEIAAADQGGTVEDWETALKALPWTIEEVTEEFIAEQQQAADIFHRTGFVDRAITVADALPRKA, from the coding sequence ATGACCGTCGTCATCGGCGTCCACCGCAGCAACCCGTCCCTCTACCACCTCTCCCGCCTCGGCTACGCGGAGGAGGAGCTCGCCGCCCTCGGCGAGACCGTGAGCTGGCACCCGTACACCGACGGGGTCCGCACCGGCGCCCATCTCGCCGACGGCACCATCGACTTCGGCGGCACCGGCTCCACCCCGCCGGTCACCGCGCAGGCCGCCGGTCACGACATCGTCTACACGGCCGTCTCCGCGCCCCGCCCCGACCACGGCGCCCTCCTCGTCCCCGAGGACAGCCCGGTCCGCACCGTCGCCGACCTCAAGGGCGGCACCGTCCACCTCGCCGTCGGCTCCTGGCAGACGCACCTCGTCGCCAAGGCCCTGGACGACGCCGGACTCTCGTACGCCACCGACATCACCCCCGTACGCGGCGACTCCGGCAGCGAGGCGAAGCTCCGCGCCGGCGAGATCACCGCCTGGGTCGCGCAGGGCGCCGAACTCGCCGCCGCCCGCCGCACCGGCGGCCTGCGCGTCCTGATCCCCACCGGCGAGGTCATCAGCGACCGGTCCGTCTTCTTCACCCGCCGCGACCTGGCCGAGCAGCGGCCCGAGCTCGTCGAGGCGCTCACCCGCGCGCTGCGGAGGGCCGACGAGTGGGCTGCCGCGCACCCGCGCGAGGCCGCCGAGATCGCCGCCGCCGACCAGGGCGGCACGGTCGAGGACTGGGAGACCGCGCTCAAGGCCCTGCCCTGGACCATCGAGGAGGTCACGGAGGAGTTCATCGCCGAGCAGCAGCAGGCCGCCGACATCTTCCACCGCACCGGCTTCGTCGACCGCGCGATCACCGTCGCCGACGCCCTGCCCCGGAAGGCCTGA
- a CDS encoding LLM class flavin-dependent oxidoreductase: MTNPAPEVLWYIIPREGAYPWEPEGRRPVDLGYLTQLAGTVERLGFTGALLATDLYDVWPLGSALAASTSTRFKPLLAVHPGLISPTLLAKMALSFDNLFGGRLRFNVVNGSTNSLREYGLHVEHDERYELSAEYWSIVKRLTAGEVFDHKGRFYDLKGAGASFRDLRPVQAPHVPLWFGGSSEPGIEMAAEHVDVYLTWGEPPHLLKEKLDHVRARAAAHGRTLRIGLRLHLIVRDTEDEAWAAADRLLDVTSEATYARQLGERAGEDGVGWQRQFRQHGGRVPARARELETHPNLWPGMSLFRPGPGTAVVGSTTQVVERLKEYQDLGVDTFILSGNPLLEEAYRVAETVLPALGVTH; encoded by the coding sequence ATGACGAACCCGGCCCCCGAGGTCCTCTGGTACATCATCCCGCGCGAAGGCGCCTACCCGTGGGAGCCGGAGGGCCGCCGCCCCGTCGACCTCGGCTATCTCACCCAGCTCGCCGGGACGGTCGAACGCCTCGGCTTCACCGGCGCGCTGCTCGCCACCGACCTGTACGACGTGTGGCCGCTCGGCTCCGCGCTCGCGGCCTCCACCAGCACCCGCTTCAAGCCGCTGCTCGCCGTCCACCCGGGGCTGATCTCACCCACCCTGCTGGCCAAGATGGCGCTGAGCTTCGACAACCTCTTCGGCGGCCGGCTCCGGTTCAACGTCGTCAACGGATCGACGAACTCCCTGCGGGAGTACGGCCTGCACGTCGAGCACGACGAGCGGTACGAACTCAGTGCCGAGTACTGGTCGATCGTCAAGCGGCTCACGGCCGGCGAGGTCTTCGACCACAAGGGGAGGTTCTACGACCTCAAGGGCGCCGGAGCCTCCTTCCGCGACCTGCGCCCCGTCCAGGCGCCGCACGTCCCGCTCTGGTTCGGCGGTTCCTCGGAGCCCGGCATCGAGATGGCCGCCGAGCACGTCGACGTCTACCTCACCTGGGGCGAACCCCCGCACCTGCTGAAGGAGAAGCTGGACCACGTCCGGGCCCGGGCCGCCGCCCACGGGCGGACCCTCCGCATCGGCCTCCGCCTCCACCTCATCGTCCGCGACACCGAGGACGAGGCCTGGGCCGCGGCCGACCGGCTCCTGGACGTCACCAGCGAGGCGACGTACGCCCGGCAGCTCGGGGAGCGCGCGGGCGAGGACGGCGTCGGCTGGCAGCGCCAGTTCCGCCAGCACGGCGGCAGGGTCCCGGCCCGGGCCCGCGAGCTGGAGACCCACCCGAACCTGTGGCCCGGCATGAGCCTGTTCCGCCCCGGGCCCGGCACGGCCGTCGTCGGCTCCACGACCCAGGTCGTGGAGCGCCTCAAGGAGTACCAGGACCTGGGAGTGGACACGTTCATCCTGTCCGGGAACCCGCTCCTGGAGGAGGCGTACCGGGTGGCCGAAACGGTGCTCCCGGCCCTGGGCGTCACCCACTGA